CCCGAGGGCCTAAGGGCCTCAATCTTAGCCTCAGTATCTTTTTTAGCTGAAAGTAACCGATGCATCGGAACTGAGCCAATAGTAACTGTTGGCCAATCACCAGTAGGTAACAACTTGTAGAACCTATTGGTTTCTTCAGAAAAAAAAGATACTTTTGTAACCTCTTGAGCTTCTAGTAAATAGCAAAACTTTGCTTTAAGTTTCTGGCTTAAGTCCAAAGTGATTCCACCCTCAATTACTGCCTGGTGAACCTCTCGCTTAACCTTAACTTCTCGCTGGCCAAAGTCAACTTTAAGCTGAAACTCATCACCTGGTTTAGCCTTTTTAATCGCCTCAAATTCAACAATAGTGATAATCATCTTAGTCGATTATAAGCATTAAAGCCCATTTTACAATAAAAAATTTATATTTAAATTTCTTGACAATAAGCCCTTGAGCTATAAAATAGTAAAAGTAGTTGAAAATATTAACTTTTTTAAATCTAAGGGGGTGTTCAGATGAACAAGGCACAGTTGGTTGATGTAATCGCCGGACAAACTGCTACCAAAAAGCAGGCTCAAGAAATCATAGAAGCAGTTTGGGATTCAATTAAAAGCAGCTTAAAGAAAAAAGAAGATGTAGCTATTTCTGGTTTTGGAACATTTAAAGTAAAACAAACAAAAGCCAGAATGGGAAGAAACCCTAAAACTGGTGAAACAATCCAGATTCCTGCAAAGAAAAAAGTTGCTTTTCGCGCATCAAAAGATCTAAAGTCTCTTCTTGCATAAATAGGTTTTGTATAATAAAAAAGGGTATACTGATAAAGTATACCCTTTTTTTTATCTATAAAACTATACTGAAATCTTATTTAACTTAGCAATAAAAAAACCTTCCATTGTTTCGTTAGGAATAATTCTTC
Above is a genomic segment from Candidatus Omnitrophota bacterium containing:
- a CDS encoding HU family DNA-binding protein gives rise to the protein MNKAQLVDVIAGQTATKKQAQEIIEAVWDSIKSSLKKKEDVAISGFGTFKVKQTKARMGRNPKTGETIQIPAKKKVAFRASKDLKSLLA